A section of the Acanthochromis polyacanthus isolate Apoly-LR-REF ecotype Palm Island chromosome 13, KAUST_Apoly_ChrSc, whole genome shotgun sequence genome encodes:
- the fxyd6 gene encoding FXYD domain-containing ion transport regulator 6 yields the protein METILLFLSSLLVCVAAGAGPSAQDGKEKEENPFIYDYESLRVGGLALAVVLFALGILLILSRRCRCSINQKPRAPGDEEAQEENLIVSKAAAAAKETPAEN from the exons ATGGAAACTATTTTGCTCTTCCTCTCTTCCCTCCTGGTATGTGTGGCTG CTGGAGCAGGCCCCAGTGCACAGG ACggcaaagagaaagaagaaaatcctTTCATTTATG ACTATGAGAGTCTGAGGGTTGGAGGACTAGCACTTGCTGTGGTGCTGTTTGCGCTGGGCATCCTTCTTATCCTCA gTCGGAGATGCCGCTGCAGTATTAACCAGAAGCCCAG GGCCCCCGGAGACGAGGAGGCACAGGAGGAGAACCTTATCGTCTCCAAGG CTGCAGCGGCTGCCAAAGAGACTCCAGCAGAGAACTGA
- the tmprss13a gene encoding transmembrane protease serine 13a, whose protein sequence is MANYDPNTPPPPYYSVAVHAQPPLKPYEEVVYGSDPSLKPPTQPKFIPQHPPPVVVPQVTQPNATRSRRKRCCQGNAQWYSWAGVALLVLALLALAIWLGVRYGTNSGSTVTFYHGYDNTDSDSEPFEPFEEFDTCPNTTVQCDGIRDCQLGTDEANCVRFGLDNSLQVRTAKDGRFLPVCYRNWTQSSANQVCTQLGFKGSYATKAIQSQESTGLTLTSGSSSSIQGQVEVSTSCPNKETVSLQCVDCGRQQSTDRIIGGSVAKTGQWPWQLSLQFRGSHICGGVLISSDFVVTAAHCFPGPAYLSAKNWKVYGGAVSLNELPQPYLVEKIILSENYNNRTNDQDVALLKLTSAVQFTDKVQPACLPAFNQRFRHGTSCWTSGFGTTVPGSATVSNDLMEVSVNIIDSQVCNSPRVYGGAVTRNMICAGILEGGKDSCQGDSGGPLVCQEDSRWFLVGITSWGAGCGERNKPGVYTKVTSVLPWIYSNMQRP, encoded by the exons ATGGCAAATTATGACCCG aacacaCCCCCTCCTCCTTACTACTCTGTTGCTGTGCATGCCCAGCCCCCTCTCAAGCCTTATGAAGAGGTAGTGTATGGCTCAGACCCAAGCTTGAAGCCCCCCACCCAGCCGAAGTTCATCCCCCAGCATCCACCACCCGTGGTTGTTCCCCAAGTCACACAGCCCAACGCAA ccCGGAGTAGGAGAAAGAGATGCTGCCAGGGTAATGCACAGTGGTACAGCTGGGCAGGAGTAGCCTTACTGGTGCTGGCTCTGCTGGCTCTAGCCATCTGGCTCGGAG TTCGATATGGCACGAATTCGGGCTCAACAGTGACCTTCTATCACGGTTATGATAATACTGACAGCGACAGTGAGCCATTCGAGCCATTCGAAGAGTTTGACACCTGCCCCAACACTACTGTGCAATGTGATGGAATAAGAGACTGCCAACTGGGCACTGATGAAGCAAACTGTG TGCGGTTTGGTCTGGACAACAGTCTGCAGGTCAGGACGGCTAAAGATGGTCGTTTCCTACCAGTCTGTTACAGAAACTGGACTCAGAGCTCAGCCAACCAGGTCTGCACTCAGCTAGGATTCAAAGG CTCCTATGCCACCAAAGCAATTCAGTCCCAGGAGTCTACTGGTTTAACACTGACCAGTGGATCGTCTTCCTCTATCCAGGGCCAGGTAGAAGTCAG TACTTCCTGTCCAAACAAGGAGACTGTCTCCCTGCAGTGTGTTG ATTGTGGTCGGCAGCAGTCCACAGACCGGATCATTGGAGGCAGCGTAGCTAAGACTGGCCAGTGGCCTTGGCAGCTATCGCTCCAGTTCAGAGGATCCCATATCTGCGGAGGAGTCCTGATCTCTTCTGATTTTGTGGTCACCGCTGCCCACTGTTTCCCAGG CCCTGCATACCTCTCTGCTAAGAACTGGAAGGTGTATGGTGGAGCAGTGTCTCTGAACGAACTACCTCAGCCTTACCTGGTGGAGAAGATCATACTCAGCgaaaactacaacaacagaACTAATGACCAAGATGTTGCTCTGCTCAAATTAACATCTGCTGTTCAATTTACTG ATAAAGTTCAGCCAGCCTGTTTGCCAGCTTTTAACCAGCGATTTCGCCATGGAACCAGCTGCTGGACCTCAGGTTTTGGTACCACTGTGCCAGGTTCAG CTACCGTCTCCAATGATCTGATGGAAGTGTCTGTCAACATCATTGACAGCCAAGTGTGTAACAGCCCAAGAGTGTATGGAGGCGCAGTGACCAGGAACATGATCTGTGCTGGGATCCTGGAGGGAGGCAAAGACTCCTGTCAG GGCGACAGTGGCGGACCTCTGGTGTGTCAGGAAGACAGCCGTTGGTTTCTGGTGGGGATCACCAGCTGGGGAGCCGGCTGTGGTGAGAGAAACAAGCCTGGTGTTTACACCAAAGTCACCAGTGTTCTGCCCTGGATCTATAGCAACATGCAG CGTCCATGA